A genome region from Chryseobacterium sp. G0186 includes the following:
- a CDS encoding sensor histidine kinase: MRKKNNITKVFLCLLFCWISFSIKAQTVSTAERISSEGYSKRFTDSAAALKMQIAALQTAQKSGNKEDEAICSAYLALTHKRLLHFKEFMKYAEKAHDIAGSLKSDRAKAFASTAMGYLKSYTDDKSQALKFFLEAYALFDKMQLYDQCAKLGADISYLFSPGSESKVKKYADEGFSYAEKSQNPESILHARLAVGSYLSDLVAAGETNRWKEAVTFFNETINFIEKNEEKIDSKSNIGITYINLAALYMNGPKPINEKAFLSALESALVIGKKYGLKNVYRSSMGLRGQFYVEKGEYRTAESLFKEGIFYQLSLPYKDNYLLATFYGCLKDIAAKEKDYKAYLEYDTLFMKYNQLKYDESTQQILQNADAKYESEKKVTRIQQLEQENKLQKKNKLLGYGISAVLLIGLIFMYRSYYFRQRYHQKREDFLQQQQTNTDLKMELLEKETLENLAEKLSLERRLLQSQMDPHFIFNALGNIQGMMLRKDTDLAVLYLGKFAKLSRRVLEHSRMETIALEEEIQTLENYIELQQLRLNQSFDYQIQCDESVDQQLQVPPLLIQPFIENAIEHGLKPLPSSQKGLLIIHFKEKPDENLLICTIKDNGIGLTASRKQKTNDSHRSLSTKITDERLMLMLKDNSEAKLEVRELTTNHDGQQGCIVTLSIPIF; this comes from the coding sequence GTGAGGAAAAAAAACAACATAACCAAAGTCTTCCTTTGTCTTCTATTTTGCTGGATATCATTCAGTATAAAAGCCCAAACAGTTTCTACTGCAGAACGTATTTCCAGTGAAGGCTATTCCAAAAGGTTTACCGATTCAGCAGCAGCACTGAAAATGCAGATAGCTGCGTTACAGACTGCTCAGAAATCAGGAAATAAAGAGGATGAAGCTATCTGTAGTGCTTATCTGGCGCTCACCCATAAACGCCTTCTTCACTTTAAGGAGTTTATGAAATATGCAGAAAAAGCCCATGATATTGCAGGCTCTTTAAAAAGTGATCGTGCAAAAGCCTTTGCCAGCACCGCTATGGGATATCTGAAGTCTTATACAGATGATAAATCACAAGCCTTAAAATTCTTTCTGGAAGCCTATGCTCTTTTCGATAAAATGCAGTTATATGATCAATGCGCTAAACTAGGGGCAGATATTTCCTATCTTTTCTCACCCGGCTCTGAATCTAAGGTAAAAAAATATGCTGATGAGGGGTTTTCGTATGCCGAAAAATCTCAAAACCCGGAAAGTATTCTTCATGCCCGGCTTGCGGTAGGCAGCTATCTTTCAGATCTTGTAGCAGCAGGTGAAACTAATCGATGGAAAGAAGCTGTTACATTTTTTAACGAGACGATCAATTTTATAGAGAAAAACGAAGAAAAAATAGACAGCAAAAGTAATATAGGGATCACTTATATTAACCTTGCCGCCTTATACATGAACGGCCCGAAACCTATTAATGAAAAAGCATTTTTATCTGCGTTGGAAAGCGCACTGGTGATCGGAAAGAAGTACGGACTAAAAAACGTGTACAGAAGTTCGATGGGACTTCGCGGCCAGTTTTATGTGGAAAAAGGAGAATACAGAACTGCTGAGAGCCTTTTTAAAGAGGGAATTTTCTATCAATTAAGCTTACCTTATAAAGATAACTATCTTCTCGCAACATTTTATGGATGCCTGAAAGATATTGCAGCCAAAGAAAAAGACTATAAGGCTTACCTGGAATATGATACTCTTTTTATGAAGTACAACCAGCTTAAGTATGATGAATCTACACAGCAAATCCTTCAGAATGCTGATGCCAAGTATGAATCTGAGAAAAAAGTAACCCGAATTCAACAGCTGGAACAGGAAAATAAGCTTCAGAAAAAAAATAAATTATTGGGGTACGGGATTTCTGCCGTTTTATTGATTGGTCTTATCTTTATGTACCGATCCTATTATTTCCGTCAGCGATATCATCAGAAAAGAGAGGATTTTCTTCAACAGCAGCAAACCAACACTGACCTTAAGATGGAACTTCTGGAAAAGGAAACCCTTGAAAACTTAGCTGAAAAACTTTCTCTTGAAAGGCGACTGCTACAATCACAGATGGACCCGCATTTTATATTCAATGCATTAGGAAACATTCAGGGAATGATGCTCCGAAAAGATACTGATCTTGCAGTTCTATATCTCGGAAAATTTGCCAAACTCAGTCGACGGGTACTGGAACATTCCCGCATGGAAACTATAGCTCTGGAAGAAGAAATACAAACCCTGGAAAACTATATTGAGCTACAGCAACTTCGATTAAATCAAAGCTTCGATTATCAGATACAATGCGATGAATCTGTTGATCAGCAGCTTCAGGTTCCCCCATTATTGATACAACCATTTATTGAAAATGCCATAGAACACGGACTTAAGCCTTTACCATCTTCACAAAAAGGATTGTTAATTATTCATTTTAAGGAAAAACCTGATGAAAACCTCCTGATTTGCACCATTAAGGATAACGGAATCGGACTTACAGCTTCCAGAAAACAAAAAACAAACGACTCCCACCGATCTCTTTCTACCAAGATAACCGATGAAAGGCTCATGCTGATGCTTAAGGATAATTCAGAGGCAAAACTGGAGGTCAGGGAACTTACCACTAATCATGATGGGCAGCAAGGTTGTATTGTAACATTATCTATTCCAATATTTTAA
- a CDS encoding YbaY family lipoprotein → MRNHLLLFMAAGALTLSSCNKPEKKEQTAAPESIENVKSENLKIEFTGTETFTIKNPKLKVSLYGVSEGLADAPATLITEKEFEGKTIPFTIELPVPADAEGKINPKPVKGAKYYIATEWDSDGNGKANEKGDIFIDHDKAFPNVNLNSETQKIYVKILK, encoded by the coding sequence ATGAGAAATCACCTTTTATTATTCATGGCAGCTGGTGCTTTAACTTTATCAAGCTGTAATAAACCAGAGAAAAAAGAACAAACTGCAGCTCCTGAAAGCATTGAGAATGTTAAATCTGAAAATCTGAAAATCGAATTTACGGGAACAGAAACTTTCACGATTAAAAACCCTAAACTTAAAGTAAGCTTATATGGTGTAAGTGAAGGCTTGGCAGATGCCCCTGCAACATTGATTACGGAAAAAGAATTTGAGGGAAAGACGATTCCTTTTACTATTGAATTACCAGTACCGGCAGATGCTGAAGGTAAGATCAATCCAAAACCTGTGAAGGGTGCTAAATATTATATAGCCACTGAATGGGATTCTGACGGCAATGGAAAAGCTAACGAAAAAGGAGATATTTTTATTGATCACGATAAGGCGTTTCCTAATGTGAACCTGAATAGCGAGACTCAAAAAATCTATGTAAAGATTTTAAAATAA
- a CDS encoding DUF2931 family protein, whose protein sequence is MIFKFIISAILVAILSLIGMLCTQDADLNLGYAALMCAPYFIIITFFYFRFNSFRGKLNFVDKPNILFELAYGFVFYLASCLLLPVLLFIGTLGDDYEHKLYADLGDLILEMFPIILTLSIFLTVFSSILITWAIRSYKTLLPVIVIYIVVIAFVYRIVQTNNEKQEMAANAGTVKGAKDGWRGSMSNPEAYPVQLYKGIFLLANDERYEFTFNESNTVNYKAKWGEDGGNTDKKTMALPKALDLTWYSFAEDTFYRVNTPIDYHKLETLFNTPYAEKRGNRKTQESYNSIIMGFAPGGIVVVWAGSSGRRQIEIGRYTAEKVNITRPVSHTEKLQYGDLFNQEWRKKVLTDTAIVPFKVQQLTRNKPISYGYWDKLRVRYSWYPTFVVSPEIKIYDADFSFYNAERFVFFDETLQNNTYEERSIPQNVYIKWYDKNGNRCAVDFEFNEEKVFKQFDSFFNHQKNTHATIEFSISQKDKTATAMLKNGENKLLLLETKVIEYGENY, encoded by the coding sequence ATGATTTTCAAATTTATTATCTCCGCTATTCTGGTTGCTATATTGAGTTTAATTGGCATGCTATGTACACAGGATGCAGATTTAAACCTGGGATATGCCGCGCTCATGTGTGCACCCTATTTTATTATAATTACTTTCTTTTATTTCCGTTTTAACAGCTTTCGTGGAAAGCTAAACTTTGTTGATAAGCCTAATATTCTCTTCGAGCTGGCTTATGGTTTTGTTTTTTACCTAGCTTCCTGCCTGCTTTTACCTGTATTGCTATTTATAGGCACACTAGGTGATGATTATGAGCATAAGTTATATGCTGATTTGGGGGATCTTATTTTAGAAATGTTTCCCATCATTTTAACCCTGAGTATTTTTTTAACTGTTTTTAGCAGTATCCTCATAACCTGGGCCATTAGATCTTACAAAACACTACTCCCTGTTATTGTCATCTATATTGTTGTTATCGCTTTCGTATACCGTATTGTCCAAACCAATAATGAAAAACAAGAAATGGCAGCTAATGCAGGTACCGTAAAGGGGGCCAAAGATGGATGGCGTGGCTCAATGAGTAATCCGGAAGCTTATCCTGTGCAGTTGTACAAAGGTATTTTTTTACTTGCTAATGATGAAAGATATGAATTTACTTTTAACGAAAGTAACACGGTAAACTACAAGGCAAAATGGGGTGAAGACGGAGGCAATACAGATAAGAAAACAATGGCACTCCCAAAAGCACTGGATCTTACCTGGTATTCATTTGCGGAAGATACTTTTTACCGGGTCAATACTCCTATTGATTATCATAAATTAGAAACACTCTTCAATACACCTTATGCTGAGAAAAGGGGTAATAGAAAAACTCAGGAAAGTTATAACAGCATTATTATGGGGTTTGCACCGGGAGGAATAGTAGTGGTTTGGGCAGGAAGCAGCGGGCGTCGACAAATAGAAATTGGCCGTTATACCGCAGAAAAGGTAAACATCACCCGACCCGTTTCCCATACTGAAAAACTTCAATATGGAGATTTATTTAATCAGGAATGGCGCAAAAAAGTATTAACAGATACCGCAATTGTCCCTTTTAAAGTACAACAGCTCACAAGAAACAAACCCATTTCTTATGGTTATTGGGATAAATTACGAGTACGTTACAGCTGGTATCCAACGTTTGTAGTATCTCCGGAAATAAAAATCTATGATGCCGATTTCAGTTTTTACAATGCTGAACGTTTTGTATTTTTTGATGAAACACTGCAAAACAATACATATGAGGAACGCAGTATTCCTCAAAATGTATATATTAAATGGTATGATAAAAACGGTAACCGATGTGCCGTAGATTTTGAATTTAATGAAGAGAAAGTCTTTAAACAGTTTGATTCTTTTTTTAACCATCAAAAGAATACCCATGCTACCATAGAGTTTAGCATCAGCCAAAAGGATAAAACAGCCACCGCCATGCTAAAGAATGGTGAAAATAAACTATTACTTTTGGAAACAAAAGTTATAGAATATGGTGAGAATTATTAA
- the atpD gene encoding F0F1 ATP synthase subunit beta, with translation MANQIKGKISQIIGPVIDVVFNDVEAVPAIYDALEITKENGEKVVLEVEQHIGEDTVRCIAMDATDGLKRGQDVIGYGNPIMMPIGEAVNGRLFNVVGDAIDGLQDISKEGGLPIHRPAPKFDQLSTSAEVLFTGIKVIDLVEPYAKGGKIGLFGGAGVGKTVLIQELINNIAKGHGGLSVFAGVGERTREGNDLLREMLESGIIKYGDDFMHSMENGGWDLSKVDLEAMKDSKAAFVFGQMNEPPGARARVALSGLTLAEYYRDGGESGQGRDVLFFVDNIFRFTQAGSEVSALLGRMPSAVGYQPTLASEMGAMQERITSTKNGSITSVQAVYVPADDLTDPAPATTFAHLDATTVLDRKIASLGIYPAVDPLASTSRILSPEVIGQEHYDCAQRVKEILQRYKALQDIIAILGMEELSEEDKSVVYRARKVQRFLSQPFHVAEQFTGIPGSLVDIKDTIKGFTMIMDGELDHLPEAAFNLKGTIEEAIEAGQKMLAENA, from the coding sequence ATGGCAAACCAAATTAAAGGTAAAATTTCTCAAATTATTGGTCCGGTAATCGACGTTGTCTTCAATGATGTGGAAGCAGTTCCAGCAATCTATGACGCGTTAGAAATTACAAAAGAAAACGGTGAAAAAGTAGTTTTAGAGGTAGAACAACATATTGGCGAAGATACAGTAAGATGTATTGCAATGGACGCTACTGATGGTCTTAAGAGAGGTCAAGATGTAATTGGATATGGAAATCCTATTATGATGCCAATCGGAGAGGCTGTAAACGGAAGACTATTCAACGTTGTTGGTGATGCTATCGACGGACTTCAAGATATTTCTAAGGAGGGTGGTCTTCCAATTCACAGACCAGCTCCAAAATTTGATCAACTTTCAACTTCTGCAGAAGTTTTATTTACAGGTATTAAAGTAATCGACCTAGTTGAGCCTTACGCAAAAGGAGGTAAAATTGGTTTGTTCGGTGGTGCTGGTGTAGGTAAAACAGTATTGATTCAGGAGTTGATTAACAATATTGCAAAAGGACACGGAGGTCTTTCAGTTTTTGCCGGAGTAGGTGAAAGAACGAGAGAAGGAAATGACCTTTTAAGAGAGATGTTGGAATCAGGTATTATCAAGTATGGTGATGATTTCATGCACTCTATGGAAAACGGAGGTTGGGATCTTTCTAAAGTAGACTTAGAAGCTATGAAAGATTCAAAAGCTGCATTCGTTTTCGGACAGATGAACGAGCCGCCAGGTGCAAGAGCTAGAGTAGCACTTTCTGGTCTTACATTAGCTGAGTACTACAGAGATGGTGGAGAAAGCGGACAAGGTAGAGACGTACTTTTCTTCGTAGACAACATCTTCCGTTTTACACAGGCTGGTTCTGAGGTATCTGCACTACTTGGTCGTATGCCATCAGCGGTAGGTTACCAACCAACTCTTGCTTCTGAAATGGGTGCGATGCAGGAAAGAATTACTTCAACTAAAAATGGTTCAATTACTTCAGTACAAGCGGTATACGTACCTGCGGATGACTTAACTGACCCGGCTCCTGCAACTACGTTTGCTCACTTGGATGCAACTACAGTACTTGACAGAAAGATTGCTTCATTAGGTATTTACCCAGCGGTAGATCCATTGGCATCTACTTCAAGAATCCTTTCTCCTGAAGTTATCGGTCAAGAACATTATGACTGTGCTCAAAGAGTAAAAGAAATTCTTCAAAGATACAAGGCTCTTCAAGATATTATCGCGATCCTTGGTATGGAAGAACTTTCTGAAGAAGATAAATCAGTTGTTTACCGTGCTAGAAAAGTACAGAGATTCTTATCTCAGCCTTTCCACGTAGCAGAACAGTTTACAGGTATTCCAGGATCATTGGTTGATATCAAAGATACAATCAAAGGATTTACTATGATTATGGATGGTGAATTAGATCACTTACCAGAAGCTGCTTTCAACTTGAAAGGAACGATCGAGGAAGCTATCGAAGCAGGACAAAAAATGTTAGCTGAAAACGCTTAA
- a CDS encoding DUF4870 domain-containing protein produces MNSKTISILSYVTIIGWIIAYVKSKDLSPKSELANYHLEQGLGFFLLSVVVNIALSIMIPIIPSLFFLNYISLILLVLWIFGIINAVNEQKKPIPIVGKIFENKFNFLA; encoded by the coding sequence ATGAACAGCAAAACAATTTCTATTTTAAGCTATGTAACTATTATTGGATGGATTATCGCGTATGTTAAAAGTAAAGATCTGTCCCCAAAAAGCGAGCTTGCCAATTATCACCTTGAGCAGGGACTTGGCTTTTTCCTTTTATCCGTGGTCGTTAATATCGCACTTTCCATTATGATTCCTATTATTCCATCATTATTTTTTCTTAATTATATCAGCTTGATATTATTGGTTCTATGGATATTCGGAATTATCAACGCCGTTAATGAACAAAAAAAACCAATTCCCATCGTTGGAAAAATATTTGAGAATAAATTTAATTTTCTGGCGTAA
- a CDS encoding LytR/AlgR family response regulator transcription factor, which produces MYRALIIEDEYHLREALSIMLEMIAPDKIQIIGYAESADEAAKLIDRLQPDLVFMDILLKNGTGFDVLQQISYHKFHLIFTTAYEEYAIRAFKFSALDYLLKPIDAEELTIAIDKIAGLKDRFLEEKQVDELTYNIHKSPQRIVLPTQEAMHVVKLSQIMHCETSGSYTTFYLADGKKIMISKPLKNYENILIPPDFFRVHQSYLINTNYIISYSREGMIEMENGMTIPISRAKKEAFFKLMKEE; this is translated from the coding sequence ATGTACAGAGCATTAATCATAGAAGACGAATATCATTTGCGGGAAGCATTATCCATTATGCTGGAAATGATTGCTCCTGATAAAATTCAGATCATAGGCTATGCCGAAAGTGCCGATGAAGCAGCAAAACTGATCGACAGGCTTCAGCCCGACCTTGTATTCATGGATATATTATTAAAAAATGGGACCGGATTTGACGTGCTACAACAGATTTCTTATCATAAATTTCATCTTATTTTTACAACGGCTTATGAGGAATATGCCATTCGGGCCTTTAAATTCAGTGCTTTGGATTATTTATTGAAACCTATAGATGCTGAAGAACTTACGATAGCTATCGACAAAATTGCAGGATTAAAAGATCGTTTTTTAGAGGAAAAACAGGTTGATGAACTCACTTATAATATTCACAAAAGCCCACAAAGGATTGTGTTGCCCACACAAGAAGCCATGCACGTTGTGAAGCTCAGCCAGATCATGCATTGTGAAACCTCCGGCTCCTACACCACTTTCTATCTTGCTGACGGAAAGAAAATTATGATTTCAAAACCTCTCAAAAATTATGAAAACATTCTCATTCCGCCAGACTTTTTCCGGGTACACCAGTCGTATCTGATTAACACCAATTATATTATAAGCTATTCCCGAGAAGGAATGATTGAAATGGAAAACGGCATGACCATTCCGATTTCAAGGGCAAAAAAAGAGGCTTTTTTCAAGCTGATGAAAGAAGAATAA
- a CDS encoding bifunctional riboflavin kinase/FAD synthetase, with product MKVFKNFKDYSSQKPLALSLGMFDGVHLGHKSIIDELIKVGTENNMETAILTFWPHPRFVFNPNEDLKLLNTIEEKQQLVEKYSIDTLFLKEFDEEFRNLTGEEFVRQILIDKLNVKYLIIGYDHSFGKNKSGNFELLQQLSKELDFEVEQMEAINIHENNISSTKVRNALLTGNIKEANEMLGYAYSVSGTVVHGKKIGRTIGYPTANIDTESIKLLPKKGAYIVEVEVKGQQYKGMLSIGTNPTVNGKKLTVEVYILDFDNDIYDEKITVKFRDFLHDEIKFEGLEKLIERLDEDKRLTQEFEF from the coding sequence TTGAAAGTTTTCAAGAATTTTAAAGATTATTCCTCTCAAAAGCCTCTAGCATTGTCTTTAGGCATGTTTGACGGGGTGCATCTGGGGCATAAAAGTATTATAGATGAACTGATTAAGGTAGGAACAGAAAACAATATGGAAACTGCCATCCTTACTTTTTGGCCACATCCAAGATTTGTTTTTAACCCCAATGAAGATTTAAAACTTCTGAATACCATAGAAGAAAAGCAGCAGCTTGTTGAAAAATATTCTATTGATACCTTATTTCTGAAAGAATTTGATGAAGAATTCAGAAATCTAACCGGAGAGGAATTTGTACGTCAGATATTAATTGATAAACTCAATGTAAAGTATCTTATTATAGGCTACGACCACTCTTTTGGAAAGAATAAAAGCGGAAATTTTGAGCTTCTTCAACAACTGTCCAAAGAACTTGACTTTGAGGTTGAACAAATGGAAGCCATTAATATTCACGAAAATAACATCAGTTCTACAAAGGTTCGTAATGCTCTTTTAACCGGAAATATTAAAGAGGCCAATGAAATGCTGGGATATGCCTACTCTGTTTCAGGAACTGTGGTTCACGGTAAGAAAATAGGAAGAACGATTGGCTATCCAACGGCAAATATTGATACAGAATCTATTAAACTTTTACCTAAAAAAGGAGCCTATATTGTTGAAGTTGAAGTAAAAGGACAACAATATAAAGGAATGCTGAGCATTGGAACCAATCCTACTGTAAATGGGAAAAAACTAACTGTTGAAGTATATATCCTTGATTTTGACAATGATATTTATGATGAAAAAATTACTGTAAAATTCAGGGACTTTCTTCATGATGAAATCAAGTTTGAAGGCCTTGAGAAATTGATTGAAAGACTTGATGAAGATAAAAGACTGACACAAGAATTCGAATTTTAA
- a CDS encoding polymer-forming cytoskeletal protein: MKELQQLTKDQLYNRLSGQSESFYSTVYSALENTLFSDQSLDEEDLSEFLEMLDKETAEKIKEAALHTHDEDDTPKIILSENKNTDFLNVITEDGEGYTIILIEGDIELSGNLFIEDYVVLVILGNIKAENIIVNGSLYCSGSLSCNVLFGASSNDHETYVDGNISSLLVAENGQYTVAKGSIYADYLMSFHNEIEGKSGRFIQKISCETDHEAIILNPKILDKNGYFDEHSFLNFIDKNPVDALFK, encoded by the coding sequence ATGAAAGAATTACAGCAGCTTACCAAGGATCAATTATATAACAGGCTCTCCGGGCAATCAGAAAGTTTTTATTCCACTGTTTATTCTGCATTGGAAAACACCCTGTTCAGTGATCAGTCCTTAGATGAAGAAGATCTTTCAGAGTTCCTTGAAATGCTGGATAAGGAAACCGCAGAAAAAATAAAAGAAGCAGCCTTACATACCCATGATGAAGATGATACCCCAAAGATTATCCTTTCTGAAAATAAAAACACAGATTTTCTGAACGTCATAACTGAAGACGGAGAAGGCTATACAATAATTCTCATTGAAGGTGATATTGAACTATCCGGAAATTTATTTATTGAAGACTATGTTGTACTCGTGATACTCGGAAATATAAAAGCTGAAAATATTATTGTAAATGGCTCACTATATTGTTCCGGAAGTCTTTCCTGCAATGTTTTATTCGGAGCATCCTCCAATGATCATGAAACCTATGTTGATGGAAATATTTCTTCCCTATTGGTTGCTGAAAACGGACAATATACTGTAGCAAAAGGCAGTATATATGCAGACTACTTAATGAGTTTCCATAATGAAATAGAAGGAAAATCAGGTCGATTTATCCAAAAGATAAGTTGTGAAACAGATCATGAAGCCATAATTTTGAATCCTAAAATTTTGGATAAAAATGGTTATTTTGATGAACATTCTTTTCTAAATTTTATTGATAAAAATCCGGTAGACGCCCTTTTTAAATAA
- a CDS encoding B12-binding domain-containing radical SAM protein, with translation MKDLLLITPPFTQLNTPYPATAYIKGFLNTKNISCYQIDLGIDVILELFSKEGIQKVFNKEIDLQNASENSQRIFALREEYLKTIDQVITFLQGKNPTLARQICSMNFLPEASRFNQLDDMEFAFGNMGLQDKAKHLATLYLEDISDYIVENADADFGFSRYAERLGKSANSFDELYSKLSDQQTFIDEFTLRILREKVEAVQPKLVCFSIPFPGNLYSAFRCAQFIKKNFPHIKIAMGGGFPNTELREIKDQRVFEFFDYITLDDGELPIELLHQNLEVQPEIAEYKRTFLIENKEVVYKNNSKRHDYKQADIGTPDYTDLKLDQYISVIEIANPMHSLWSDGRWNKLTMAHGCYWGKCTFCDISLDYIKIYEPISAKILVDRMEELIKTTGETGFHFVDEAAPPALMREVALEILRRNLVVTWWTNIRFEKSFTRDLCYLLKLSGCVAVSGGLEVASDRLLKLIDKGVSVEQVANVTRNFTEAGVMVHAYLMYGYPTQTIQETVDSLEMVRQMFEMGILQSGFWHQFAMTAHSPVGISPEDFGVVPIKQEILFANNDIDFKDKTGIDHNKFSFGLKKSLFNYMHGINFEIPLHEWFDFKIPRTTIHPDYIHDCLLEDGQFSFKGNSKVIFLTKNVIAENRVKNKKKYSGTYTLLTFHLKTNIVKVELEEDKAEWLMDILNENSIENQKKPTVQQLKNQFEENFEDFELFWFSKPMQQLKENGVILSL, from the coding sequence TTGAAAGACCTGCTTCTTATTACCCCGCCTTTTACTCAACTTAACACTCCTTATCCGGCAACAGCTTATATCAAAGGATTTTTAAATACTAAAAATATTTCCTGTTATCAGATTGATTTGGGGATTGATGTTATCTTGGAGTTATTTTCAAAGGAAGGAATACAAAAGGTTTTCAATAAAGAAATTGATCTTCAGAACGCATCCGAAAACTCTCAGAGAATCTTTGCCCTAAGAGAAGAATATTTAAAAACCATAGATCAGGTAATTACTTTTCTACAGGGTAAAAATCCTACATTGGCAAGACAGATCTGCAGTATGAACTTTCTCCCTGAAGCTTCCCGTTTCAACCAACTGGATGATATGGAATTTGCTTTCGGAAATATGGGGTTACAGGATAAAGCCAAGCATTTGGCAACCCTATATCTGGAGGATATTTCAGACTATATTGTTGAAAATGCAGATGCAGACTTCGGATTTAGCAGATATGCGGAACGCCTTGGAAAAAGTGCAAATTCTTTTGATGAACTGTATTCAAAATTATCTGATCAGCAAACGTTTATTGATGAATTTACCTTAAGAATTCTTCGTGAAAAAGTTGAAGCTGTACAGCCTAAATTGGTTTGTTTTTCAATTCCTTTTCCCGGAAATTTGTATTCAGCTTTCAGATGTGCACAGTTTATAAAGAAGAATTTTCCTCACATTAAAATTGCAATGGGAGGAGGATTTCCCAATACTGAATTAAGGGAAATTAAAGATCAAAGAGTATTTGAATTTTTTGATTACATTACCTTGGATGATGGTGAACTTCCTATTGAGCTTCTTCACCAAAACCTTGAAGTTCAGCCAGAAATAGCAGAATATAAAAGAACTTTTTTAATTGAAAATAAAGAAGTTGTTTATAAAAATAATTCCAAAAGACACGATTACAAACAGGCGGATATTGGTACTCCGGATTATACGGATTTAAAACTGGACCAATACATTTCAGTTATTGAAATAGCCAATCCCATGCATAGTTTGTGGAGTGACGGAAGATGGAATAAGCTAACCATGGCTCATGGATGCTACTGGGGCAAATGTACTTTCTGTGATATTTCTCTAGATTACATTAAAATATATGAACCCATCTCCGCCAAAATTCTGGTAGACAGAATGGAGGAACTTATCAAAACAACGGGCGAAACCGGATTCCATTTTGTAGATGAAGCTGCACCACCTGCTTTAATGAGAGAAGTGGCATTAGAAATTCTGCGAAGAAATCTTGTAGTTACCTGGTGGACCAATATTCGTTTTGAAAAAAGCTTCACCCGCGACTTATGTTACCTATTAAAACTTTCCGGATGCGTTGCTGTTTCCGGTGGACTTGAAGTTGCCAGTGACCGATTGTTGAAATTAATAGACAAAGGAGTTTCTGTAGAACAGGTTGCCAATGTAACGAGAAACTTTACCGAAGCTGGTGTTATGGTACATGCCTATCTGATGTATGGCTACCCTACCCAAACTATTCAGGAAACAGTAGATTCTTTGGAAATGGTTCGACAGATGTTTGAAATGGGAATTCTTCAAAGTGGTTTCTGGCATCAGTTTGCCATGACAGCTCACTCTCCTGTTGGAATCAGTCCTGAGGATTTTGGTGTTGTTCCTATTAAGCAGGAAATTCTATTTGCCAACAACGATATAGACTTTAAAGATAAAACCGGAATTGATCATAACAAATTTAGCTTCGGATTAAAAAAGTCACTGTTCAATTATATGCATGGGATTAATTTTGAAATTCCCCTTCATGAATGGTTTGATTTTAAAATTCCAAGAACAACCATCCATCCGGATTATATTCACGACTGTCTTTTAGAAGATGGACAATTTAGTTTTAAAGGAAACTCAAAAGTTATCTTTTTGACCAAAAACGTAATCGCTGAGAATCGCGTAAAAAATAAAAAGAAATATTCTGGTACATACACACTTCTTACATTCCATTTAAAAACCAATATTGTAAAGGTTGAGCTGGAAGAAGACAAGGCAGAATGGCTAATGGATATTTTGAATGAAAATTCTATAGAAAATCAAAAGAAACCTACAGTTCAGCAACTTAAGAATCAGTTTGAGGAAAATTTTGAGGATTTTGAGTTATTTTGGTTCTCAAAACCGATGCAGCAATTGAAAGAAAATGGGGTGATTTTGAGTTTATAA
- a CDS encoding FoF1 ATP synthase subunit delta/epsilon: MNIKILTPEYVVFEGEVNSVLLPGKNGEFHIMKNHAGIVSSLIGGKVKLFANSVDEAYAKNLTKENDKDSVFSYTIKSGVVEFNHNKGIILCE, encoded by the coding sequence ATGAATATAAAAATTTTAACACCAGAATACGTAGTTTTTGAAGGAGAGGTAAACTCTGTATTATTGCCTGGAAAAAATGGTGAATTTCACATCATGAAAAACCACGCAGGAATCGTTTCTTCTTTAATCGGTGGTAAAGTAAAGTTATTTGCTAATTCTGTGGATGAAGCTTATGCTAAAAACTTAACCAAGGAAAATGATAAAGACTCTGTTTTTTCTTATACTATCAAAAGCGGTGTTGTAGAATTTAATCATAATAAAGGAATTATCCTTTGTGAATAA